One Pseudomonadota bacterium genomic window, GAGCGCCATCAGCGGCATCTGACCGACAGCCGCACAGGCCTGGCGCTGGGCCGGCGTGAGCGGCGGCTCGAGCTTCAGTCGCTCGCACCCGAGGCCCACGGCACCGGAGCTCACCAGCAGCACTTCACGGCCGGCGTGATGGAGGTCGGCGAGCTGCTCGATGATGCCGGCGAGGCGGGTGAGCGCGGGGCGGCCGTCGTCGCGCGTGAGCACGCGGGTGCCGACTTTTACAACGATGCGCCGGGCGTTGGCGAGCGCAGGGCGCGCGGTGGCAGAGCTGGGTGTGGCCAAGGCGAGGCGCCTCGCGATCGGAACGGGGGATCAGAATATCCCACCTCCCCAGGGCGACAAAACAGTCGCCTCGGACTGGATCGCACCGGTCCGCGGCCCCATGTGCGACCCTTCAAGGGGGTGCAGACTCAGGGAACCGCGGGCTGCGGAGACTGCCTGAGCACTCGTTGAGCGTGGATTAGTAGTTGCGATGCCGCCGGTGACCCAGGCCCTGTTGTTCGCGAATATCGGCGTATTCGCCTTGGAATACCTGCTCGGGCTGCCCCTGGGGGCCTTCGCGCTATGGCCCTTGGGCGATCCGGGCGGACGTTTCCTGCCGTGGCAGATGGTGACCTACAGCTTTCTGCACGGGGGCGAGTTGCACCTGTTCGTCAACATGATGGCACTCATCGTGTTCGGCGATCCCCTCGAACGCACCTTCGGCTCTCGGCGCTACTTCTACTTTTACATCGCCTGTGTGTTCACCGCTGCGCTCACGCACCTGATCGTGACGCCCCTGATGGGCCTGCCCGCCTTGCCCACCGTCGGCGCATCCGGTGGGGTCTTCGGGTTGCTGCTCGCGTTCGGCATGTTGTATCCGCGCCAGCGGGTGATGTTGCTGATCCCCCCGATCCCGATGGAAGCGCGCTGGTTGGTGTTGATCTACGGCGCCATCGAGCTGCTGTTCGGGGTGACCGGGAAGATGGCGGGGGTCGCCCACTTCGCCCACCTAGGCGGGATGCTCGGTGGCTTCCTGATGATCCAGTACTACCGCTCGCAGATGGGCCCGCGCCCGCGGCGCTAGGCATGGCGGCGGCCCTGGCCGCTGAGCGGCGGGCGTATCGCGACAGGGCAAACCCTATGGCAGACTCAGGCGATCACATCCTCGCCTGCGCCAGGAGGCCCCATGACTCGCTTCTCCCCCACCCGACGCCTCGCCGCCACGGGCCTGTGCCTGGCCCTCGGCGCCCTGATCGCCGGCCCGGTCGGCGCCGCGTCGACCACCCTTGATCGTATCGCTGAGCGCGGCGAGCTGCGCGTGGGCTACGTGCCCGATGCGCCGCCCATGTCCTTCCGCGGCGAGGGCGAGGAGCCGATGGGCTACTCCATCGCCCTGTGCAAGCGGGTGGCCGCGGCCATTCAGAAGGCGATCCAACTCGACGAGATGAAGGTGAGCTACGTGCCTCTGGTCACGCCGCGAGCGCGCCTGCAGGCGGTGGAAGAGGGGGAGGTGGACCTCGAGTGCGGCGCCACCACCGTGACCCTCTCGCGTCGCGAACGGGTGGATTTCTCGCTCATGACCTTCATCACCGGCGGCGCCGTACTCTCGATGAGCGACGCCGAGATGGCGTCCACCTCGGACCTCGGGGGCAAGAAGCTGGCGGTGATCACGGGCAGCACCACGGAAGACGCGTTGCTGCGCTTCCGCGAGACCAATGACATGCCCATCGAGTTGCGGGTGATCTCCAATCACCTGGACGGCATGAAGCTGTTGAAGGCCGGGGAGGTGGACGGCTTCGCCTCCGACCGCGCCATGCTCATCGGCCAGGTGGTGCAGCGGGGCGAGGACCCGAAGGATTATCGCCTCACGCGCAACGTGTTCTCCTTCGAGCCCTACGCGCTCATGCTCCCGCGTGGGGACACGGAGTTCCGTCTGGTGGTGGACAGCGCCCTCGCGGAGCTCTACCGCAGCATCACCATCCAGCGCATCTACCACGACTGGTTCGGCAAGTACGGCGAGCCCCTGCCGGAGATCGTGCGGGCCATGTACGAGTCCCAAGCCATCGCCGAGTAAGGAGCCCCACAGCGCGCCTCAGCGCTCGAGGAAGTCGTTCACCTCGTCGAGGAAGCGGGCCGAGGCGGGTTCGCGACCGAGCAGGAGGTGGCTGTCGCTCTCCAGGCTCACGAACTGCGCGCCGGGGATGCGTGCCGCGATGTCGCGGCCCGTCTCCACGGGAATGCGCTGATCGCCCCGCGAGTGGAGGACGAGGGTCGGCGTGCGCACCTCGCGCAGGCGATGGCGTACGTCGATGTCACCGAAGGCACTCAGGAAGCGGACGGCGTTTTCCGGCGAGGCGGTTTGGCGCTGGAACTCGTTGAACCAGGCCAGCTCGTCCGGCGTGGCGCTCGGCATGAACGTGGACGAGAAGATCTGTCGGTAGGTGGGTAGGTCCTGCCCCCATCCGGACGCGGTGAGCGTCATCACCGCTTCACGTTCGCGCACGGTGGCCTCGTCCGCATCCACCCGCCAACCGGCCGCGTAGGCACCGAACAGAATCAAATGGCTCACCCGCTCGGGGTGGCGTACGGCGTACTCGATGGAGACGGACGCGCCCTGGGAGATACCGAGTAGGGCGAAGCGTTCGATCTCCAGGGCGTCCACCACCGTCTCCAGGTCCGTCACGAACGCGTCGAAGTCGATCGCTTCCACGTCCCAGTCCGAGAGGCCGTTGCCTCGCTCGTCGTAGCGCACGAAGCGGTGGTGGCGTGCCAGGCGGCGGAACAGGGGGCTCCAGATTGGCGCGTTCCAATCGAGCTCCAGGTGGCTGAGCCAGTTCGCCGCCTTCACCACGGGCGTGCCCTCGCCGACGGTGGCGTAGGCGATGCGCACATCGTCCTGGGACGTGCAGAACTGGATGCTCTGGCGGCCGAGGAAGGCCCGTTGTTCATCTTCCGCCGTGGGCGCTGCCGGCGCGGGTGGCGGGTGGGCGAGCGGGGCCTCGGGTGCCTCCCAGGGCACGCCCGCCGCGCGCAGACGCTGGGTCAGGGTCTCGGCGAGGTTCTCGGCCTGAGCGCCGCGGCCGATGCGGCGGAGCAGGGACACGGCGGCGCTGGCCGCGGGTGCCGAGAAGGGGTCGAGTTCCAGCCAGCGCAGGGCGTGCTCGGCCGCGTCCTCGGGGGTGCTCGCCGGGTGCTGCGCCAGGGCACCGGCGAGACGGGCGCGCAGGCGCTGCACCTGCTGGCGTTCGGCCACCAGCCAGGCCTGAAAGTCGGATTGGTCCGGCAGGTCGATGCCGTCCAGCAGTGGCTCGCGCAGGGCCGTGTCGAGCGCACGAAGGCTCGCCAGCGTGGGCTCGACGCCGCTCTCGTCCAGTTGTTCGGTGATGCGATGCAGGTCGATGGATGCGCCGGCGGGCACGAAGGCCGCGCGTTCGCGGTCGGCCACGATTCGCTCGGCCGCGTCATCGTTGACGATCCCGCGCAGCTTGCTGAGCGCCCAGCGCAGGGCACCGCGGGGGTCGTCGGGCACCTCCCACAGCAGTTCACAGAGGCGGTCGCGTCGATGGGGTCGCGCCGTAAGCGCGAGGTAGGCCAGCAGCGCGCGGGTCTTGCGCGAGGACGGCAGGGAGATCAGACAATCGCCGCGTGACACGGTGAGTTCGCCTAGTAGCTGAATGCGCAGTGCTTGCATGGCGCTCGCCCGGACGGGATTAAGTAACCCCGCGATTCTCTCAGAAAGCTCGCACGGACGACGCAACCGTTTGCGGTGCTCGATCCTCCGTCGAGTCAACCGGGTAGACTACTCAGCCGTTAGAAACAAGATCGTGGCGACAAGCGTGTCGTGTAAAGGACCTTACAAACGGGAACTCTCGCGCCGGTGGTACTCCAAGCACTGGTCTGAGACGAACCGTACGCTGTGGACCGAAGCCGTAGGACGAGCCCTTGCTGGATAAAGACCATGGGAACGTGCGTTGGGGACTGGTGCCAGTCGCCCTCGTGCTCGCGCTGTTGGGGGCTTGTGCCAGCCAACCGCCGGTGGAGGAGATCTTCACCCAGGACGAGCGCTCGGATCTCAGCGGCCACTGGGAACTCGACTACGAGCGCAGCGACAACGTGCAGCGTCGCCTGCGCAGCCTGCTACTGCGCCTGCAGAAGGGCGGCTACGCGGTATCGGACCCCGGCGGCCAGGGTGTCACCCTGTCGCGCTCGCGTGCGTCCCTCGAAGCGCTCGTGGGCCTGGCGCAGCTGGCGGACGAGGTGACCCGCTCCCCCGTGCTCGAGATCGACCAGACGGAATTCGACATCGCGGTGGAGCGCGACCAGGACTTCGCCCTCACCTGCGTCTTCCATCCGGATCGTCCCCTCTCCCAGCAGGGCGTGATGAGCAGCGAACTGTGCGGTTGGGTGAACGAGCGCCTGGTGTTCCAGACCGGCCTGCCCGACGGCCTGACGATCTTCCACCAGTTCACCCTGGCGCCGGACGGCGATCAGCTGCACATCGCGACCACCTTGCGCGGCCCCGGCGCGGCCTCGCCCTTCACCGTGAGCCGCTTCTACAACCGCTACGAACCCCTGCGCCAGGAGAGCGAAGATTGCGCCGATACGCTCACGCGCGGTCGCGTCTGTGCAGGTGATGATGATCGTTAGGTTGCTACGCGCAGGCACCTGGCTGGCGCTGGCAGGCTGGGTCGGCGTGGCCGCCGCCAGCCCGACCCTGCTCGATGTGGATGTGCCCCTGCTCGACCAGGGCCTGCCCGTGAGCCGCGCCCAGCAGCTCGATCAGGGCATCTACCCCGAGATCCGGCGGGTGGAG contains:
- a CDS encoding glutamate 5-kinase; this encodes MATPSSATARPALANARRIVVKVGTRVLTRDDGRPALTRLAGIIEQLADLHHAGREVLLVSSGAVGLGCERLKLEPPLTPAQRQACAAVGQMPLMALYEQGFSRFGIVCAQLLLTRRDFSLRQSYLSLQHTMGSLLR
- a CDS encoding rhomboid family intramembrane serine protease, yielding MPPVTQALLFANIGVFALEYLLGLPLGAFALWPLGDPGGRFLPWQMVTYSFLHGGELHLFVNMMALIVFGDPLERTFGSRRYFYFYIACVFTAALTHLIVTPLMGLPALPTVGASGGVFGLLLAFGMLYPRQRVMLLIPPIPMEARWLVLIYGAIELLFGVTGKMAGVAHFAHLGGMLGGFLMIQYYRSQMGPRPRR
- a CDS encoding amino acid ABC transporter substrate-binding protein, with translation MTRFSPTRRLAATGLCLALGALIAGPVGAASTTLDRIAERGELRVGYVPDAPPMSFRGEGEEPMGYSIALCKRVAAAIQKAIQLDEMKVSYVPLVTPRARLQAVEEGEVDLECGATTVTLSRRERVDFSLMTFITGGAVLSMSDAEMASTSDLGGKKLAVITGSTTEDALLRFRETNDMPIELRVISNHLDGMKLLKAGEVDGFASDRAMLIGQVVQRGEDPKDYRLTRNVFSFEPYALMLPRGDTEFRLVVDSALAELYRSITIQRIYHDWFGKYGEPLPEIVRAMYESQAIAE
- a CDS encoding alpha/beta fold hydrolase; the encoded protein is MQALRIQLLGELTVSRGDCLISLPSSRKTRALLAYLALTARPHRRDRLCELLWEVPDDPRGALRWALSKLRGIVNDDAAERIVADRERAAFVPAGASIDLHRITEQLDESGVEPTLASLRALDTALREPLLDGIDLPDQSDFQAWLVAERQQVQRLRARLAGALAQHPASTPEDAAEHALRWLELDPFSAPAASAAVSLLRRIGRGAQAENLAETLTQRLRAAGVPWEAPEAPLAHPPPAPAAPTAEDEQRAFLGRQSIQFCTSQDDVRIAYATVGEGTPVVKAANWLSHLELDWNAPIWSPLFRRLARHHRFVRYDERGNGLSDWDVEAIDFDAFVTDLETVVDALEIERFALLGISQGASVSIEYAVRHPERVSHLILFGAYAAGWRVDADEATVREREAVMTLTASGWGQDLPTYRQIFSSTFMPSATPDELAWFNEFQRQTASPENAVRFLSAFGDIDVRHRLREVRTPTLVLHSRGDQRIPVETGRDIAARIPGAQFVSLESDSHLLLGREPASARFLDEVNDFLER